TTAGCTTCCTCATAATCTTTTTGACCAATACATCTTGATATATATGATGATGAACCAGAACCAACTATTCCTGCTATTGCCATTAACATCATAAATACAGGAAGTGATATATTTGCTGCTGCTAATTGATTAGAATCATTTAACATTCCTATAAAATACGTATCTACTAAGTTATATAAAACTTGAATCATCATACCCATAACCATAGGTATAGATAGTTTTAGTATAGCTTTTGAAACTTTTTCATCTCTTAAAAGTACTATTTTTTTATCTTCCATTTTCCTACTCCTATTTCTATTTAATATTTTTTTTATTTTTCATACAAAATTTAGCGATTAATTTTAATGCTTCATTTATTTCTTGTCTTTCATTTTCTTCAATGTTGTTGAACATATTATTTATACCACTGTATAAATTTTCTTCTAACTTAATTGCCATTTCTGTTCCTTTTTGTGTTAATTCTAAATTTGTTGATCTTTTATCATTTTCATCTTTAATTTTTAATATATATCCATTCTTAATTAAAGTATCAACAGATGTTGTAAAAGCACCCTTTTGAATCCCTATATAAGAATTAATTTTACTCATTTGTCTATGTTCATGTTTATATACAAATAATAAAATTTTTGAATGTGTTTCATTAAGATTAGAGTCTATTTCTTTTATTGATGAATACTTAAATATATTTTTTGTAAAGTGATGTATTATCATAAAGTTTTCTATAAAATCTAAATTTTTCATATGCTATCCTTTCTAATTGGTTTTATTTAAAACTAATATTTATTTATAATTTACCCTAGAAAAATAGTTTTAAACAAAAGTTTTATTTAAAACTATTTTTTATTATCTTAAATCATAGCTCTTTATTTATAAAAATGCAAACTCTCCTTTAACTATTTATATAAATCATGAAAGTTTTCCATTAAAACAAGGACACCCAAAATGGTGTCCTTTTCTTGGCATTAACTATTATCGATCTTATTCAACTATATCCATTAAAAGATATAATTTATCTTCATCAACAGTTCTCTCAATAAAAGAAAGAGGATATCTATAATACATTGTGCTCTCATGGCAAACAAATATTAAGAAATCATCATCTTTTCTAATAAATTCAGTTGTATGTTTAAGCTTTTCAGCACAAAATAGTGCTATCTCTTCCAGAAAAGTAAATGTATCATCAGGCAACTCTATTCTATCTAATATTCCATTTTGCACTGGTATACCAAAGTCATCATAGTATC
Above is a genomic segment from Romboutsia lituseburensis containing:
- a CDS encoding MarR family winged helix-turn-helix transcriptional regulator — its product is MKNLDFIENFMIIHHFTKNIFKYSSIKEIDSNLNETHSKILLFVYKHEHRQMSKINSYIGIQKGAFTTSVDTLIKNGYILKIKDENDKRSTNLELTQKGTEMAIKLEENLYSGINNMFNNIEENERQEINEALKLIAKFCMKNKKNIK